In Arachis stenosperma cultivar V10309 chromosome 1, arast.V10309.gnm1.PFL2, whole genome shotgun sequence, one DNA window encodes the following:
- the LOC130974395 gene encoding uncharacterized protein LOC130974395, whose amino-acid sequence MEDSFRVRVDKAFGSLPLSSTSPSSLSSLWSLADDEINSTPSNQSEPKPDPKPSTTSSSFSSSFRVQLENDLDNLNDKDDNNKDGDVGFYCTQLKPDDYDDEQWQIRSGIGLDCTLDHEEEDKYDKQAIEKEN is encoded by the exons ATGGAAGACAGTTTTAGAGTTCGCGTCGACAAAGCCTTCggttctcttcctctttcttcaACCTCCCCttcttctctttcctctctCTGGTCTCTCGCCGACGACGAAATCAACTCCACACCCTCCAACCAATCCGAACCTAAACCCGACCCTAAACCCTCCACAACCtcctcctctttttcttctagctTCCGGGTTCAGCTAGAGAATGACCTCGACAATCTCAATGACAAAGATGACAATAACAAAGATGGTGACGTGGGGTTTTATTGTACTCAGCTCAAACCCGACGATTACGACGATGAACAATGGCAAATTAGGTCTGGTATTGGCCTCGATTGCACCCTTGATCACGAG GAggaagataaatatgataaacaAGCAATTGAGAAAGAGAACTAG